The sequence CTCCGCCTGACCGCGGATTTGGCCACCCAGCGCGCCGAGGCGGTGCTCGGGGTCGCCGCTCGGGCCGAGTCCATCGGGACCTCCGGAGAGAGCGGCATCGAGAAGAGCCTCCAGGGGTTGAGCCACATCCGCAATCAGGTGGAGCAGATTGCCGAGCGCATCACGAGCCTGGACGCGCACGCCCAGCGGATTGGCAACATCACTTCCACGGTGAAGGACCTGGCGGACCAGTCGAACATGCTCGCGCTCAACGCTTCGATTGAAGCCGCGCGAGCCGGTGAGCACGGCAAGGGCTTCATGGTGGTCGCTCGAGAGGTGCGCAGCCTCGCGGACCAGTCCATCCAGCGCACCGTGGAGGTCCGCAAGCTCCTCGGTGACATCATCGAGTCCATCCGCGCCGCGGTCTCCATCACCGAGAGCGGTTCGGTTCAGGTGTCGCAGGGGCTCGAGAGCGTCCAGTCCTCGGGTGAGAACCTCCGGGAGCTGACGCGCATCGTGAAGGCCAACCGCGAGGCCGTGGAGCAGATCGCCAGCGCGGTCTCCCAGCAGAACGTCGGTATCACCCACATCTTCTCGGCCATCGATGACCTCGGAGGTCAGATGGGCCAGACCGTTGCACGACTCGAGTCCACGGCGAATGCCATCACCGTCGTCCAGGACGTCTCGAAGGCCGTGCTCGACGTCGCCAATCACTATCGCATCTGACTTCTTCTCCTCCGCTTCGGACAGAGACCCGATGACTCCCTCGAATCCAGACCGTCCCCGCCTGCGCCATCTTGCTTCCGGCTGGGCCCTGCTCCCCCTGGTCATCCTGGCGAGCGGCCGCGCCGGAGCGGACCCCCTCGTGGACCGGCAGGCCGTCATCACGCTCCGGGCCCTTGCCTACGACAACAACCTCGCCAAGCGCGCGGGGGGCTCGCTGGCCGTGGCGGTGCTCTACAAGGAGGGCCACGCCAACTCCGTCGACAGCTCCAGGAAATGGACGGAGGCCTTGGGCAAGCTGGGGACGCTCAAGGTCCAGGGGATGTCTCTCCAGGTCGTGAGGCTGGCCTACACCGATGCGGCGGCGCTCAAGGGCGCCGTCGCGGCACAGGGGCTCGACGCGCTCTTCGTATGCGAAGGGCTCGAGGCCGAGGTCGAAGCGCTCAAGACCCTCAGCCGCGCGGCGAAGGTGCTCACCATCACGAGCTCCGCGGCCCTGGTCGAGAAGGGGCTCTCGCTGGGGATTGTCCTTTCTGGAGACAAGAACACCATCCTCATCAATGCGCAGGCCAGCGCCGAGGAGGGAGTCTCCTTCGGCAGCGACCTGCTCCGCCTGGCGACGATGGTGAAGCAGCCATGACGAAGAAAACCTCCGCCCCACCGACTGGCAAGGAACACCTCATCCAACAGCTTCAGGAGGGGAAGCTCTCCCGCCGTGGCTTCCTGACGCTGCTCGGCCTGACGGCCACGGCAGTGGGAACGCAGACGCTCTTCAGTTGCTCGGAACCCACCTCGGAATACGACTACATCATCGTGGGTGCGGGCTCAGCGGGATGCGCGCTGGCCGCGAGGCTGCTCACGCGCTCCAACGCACGCATCCTGCTGATAGAGGCGGGCGGCTCGAACGACCGCGAGGAGGTCCGCGACTTCACCCAGGCCTGGAAGCTGACGCTGCCCGACTCCGAGCTGGATTGGGGCTACAAGTCCATTCCCCAGCGAGAGCTGCTGGACAAGCCGCAGTCCTACTCCAGCGGCAAGGTGGCGGGCGGAAGCAGCTCCATCAACGGCATGGTCTGGGTGCATGGCAACGCGGGCGACTTCGACGGCTGGGCCGCCGCGGGATGCACTGGCTGGGACTTCCAGGGCGTGCAGCCCTCCTTCGAGATGGTGCGTGCGGCGGTCCAGCCGACCTCGGCGCTGACGGCCCGCGGTGCGCTCTCCCAGGCCATGGTCCAGGCCTTCGCGAACCTCGGCCATCCGTCCAATCCGGACTACAACGGCGCGCAGCAGCTCGGCGTGGGCTACACCCAGTTGAACGTGACGGAGGACGGCCGGCGCCTGGATGCCTTCTCCTCCCTCCTGGCACCGAGTGTCGGCGACTCCCGGCTGAGCATCCTCCTGGGTGCCCACGTGAAGCGCATCGCCCTGCGCGGCAAGAAGGCCGAGGGGGTGGTCCTGGACCAGGACGGCGTGGAGCAGACGCTGAAGGCTTCGCGCGAGGTCATCGTCTGCGCGGGCACCATCCAGACG comes from Pyxidicoccus parkwaysis and encodes:
- a CDS encoding YfiR family protein, with translation MTPSNPDRPRLRHLASGWALLPLVILASGRAGADPLVDRQAVITLRALAYDNNLAKRAGGSLAVAVLYKEGHANSVDSSRKWTEALGKLGTLKVQGMSLQVVRLAYTDAAALKGAVAAQGLDALFVCEGLEAEVEALKTLSRAAKVLTITSSAALVEKGLSLGIVLSGDKNTILINAQASAEEGVSFGSDLLRLATMVKQP
- a CDS encoding GMC family oxidoreductase, encoding MTKKTSAPPTGKEHLIQQLQEGKLSRRGFLTLLGLTATAVGTQTLFSCSEPTSEYDYIIVGAGSAGCALAARLLTRSNARILLIEAGGSNDREEVRDFTQAWKLTLPDSELDWGYKSIPQRELLDKPQSYSSGKVAGGSSSINGMVWVHGNAGDFDGWAAAGCTGWDFQGVQPSFEMVRAAVQPTSALTARGALSQAMVQAFANLGHPSNPDYNGAQQLGVGYTQLNVTEDGRRLDAFSSLLAPSVGDSRLSILLGAHVKRIALRGKKAEGVVLDQDGVEQTLKASREVIVCAGTIQTPQLLMLSGIGDPAELSPHGIPVVAAVPGVGRNLHDHLISVAVRKLRQPEPAAHTTTMDVSVFFGAGPRPGMPKFQVQAYYMRYGWASYPSEAVALGLINLHPTSRGTVKLRSADFNDAPLIDPNFLGTSEDMANQLEGYKAIRQMLGAPGLRDWLEDVEHTPGPDVSTDEQLQEALRKFSESDYHSVGTCRMGTDDLAVVDPLLRVRDVQGLRLASAAVMPTVPSGNTNAASMMVGDRAGRLLLETD